Proteins from a genomic interval of Medicago truncatula cultivar Jemalong A17 chromosome 3, MtrunA17r5.0-ANR, whole genome shotgun sequence:
- the LOC11432422 gene encoding protein BIG GRAIN 1-like B, whose protein sequence is MYKFENTHIEKRFHNNFENHSFSSTLLDQIYRSIDEGDRKVSDMKFYTETTFQKQSKTNAKFNRVFEEQQPYLRGVCKEKEKITTQIDRKLHLDHEIHDQDVMFFSSTSSSSDSSGLLSSSSETESMYKAKSRGGSCFAPSRPKPVKTTVPPERRIIANDEDTLIKSKSRALKIYNNLKKVKQPISPGGKLTSFLNSLFINTKKTKTVSSYEDSNAERKGKPGQASTTCSSASSYSRSCLSKNSSKSRDKLHNGDKRTVRFYPVSVIVDEDNRACGHKYLNKGVTKKNEEVVDKSKKEEEVAREFLREYHLNHKILRDFSMKKNEEVDDDVSSCSSSDLFELDHLDVMGNDRYCEDLPVFETTHVSTNRAIRIM, encoded by the coding sequence ATGTATAAGTTTGAGAATACTCATATAGAAAAACGTTTTCACAACAACTTTGAAAATCATTCCTTCTCTTCCACACTGCTCGACCAAATTTACCGTTCCATCGACGAAGGAGACAGAAAAGTTTCTGATATGAAGTTCTATACAGAAACAACATTTCAAAAACAGAGCAAAACCAATGCTAAATTCAACAGAGTTTTTGAAGAACAGCAACCATATCTTCGCGGTGtttgtaaagaaaaagaaaaaatcacaaCACAAATAGACAGAAAGTTGCATCTTGATCATGAGATTCATGACCAAGATGTTATGTTTTTCAGCTCAACTTCAAGTTCTTCAGATTCAAGTGGTTTATTATCATCCTCCTCCGAAACAGAATCAATGTACAAAGCCAAATCACGAGGTGGTTCGTGTTTCGCTCCTTCAAGGCCTAAGCCGGTGAAAACAACCGTTCCTCCAGAGAGAAGAATCATTGCAAACGATGAAGATAccttaatcaaatcaaaatcaagagCGTTGAAGATTTACAACAATCTCAAAAAAGTGAAGCAACCCATTTCACCAGGTGGAAAACTCACAAGTTTTCTCAACTCTCTCTTCATAAacacaaagaaaacaaaaactgTTTCGTCTTATGAAGACTCAAATGCAGAGAGGAAAGGTAAACCAGGACAAGCTTCAACAACTTGTTCTTCGGCTTCTTCGTATTCACGTTCTTGTTTGAGtaaaaattcatctaaatcaaGAGATAAATTACACAATGGTGATAAAAGAACGGTCCGTTTTTACCCGGTGAGTGTGATTGTTGATGAAGATAATCGAGCTTGTGGtcataaatatttgaataaagGAGTTacaaagaagaatgaagaagttGTGGACAAGAGTAAGAAAGAGGAGGAAGTTGCTAGAGAATTTTTAAGAGAGTACCATCTTAACCATAAGATTTTGAGGGATTTTtctatgaagaaaaatgaagaagttgatgatgatgtatCAAGTTGTTCAAGTTCAGATCTTTTTGAGCTTGATCACTTGGATGTGATGGGAAATGATAGGTATTGTGAAGATTTACCTGTGTTTGAGACTACTCATGTTAGTACTAATCGTGCTATTCGCAtaatgtaa